One genomic window of Arachis stenosperma cultivar V10309 chromosome 10, arast.V10309.gnm1.PFL2, whole genome shotgun sequence includes the following:
- the LOC130957824 gene encoding B3 domain-containing transcription factor VRN1-like, translating into MSSQERDVVHFFKVILEKNLLGDGFLRLPKSFVHNYWKRITSRSVFLSLPNGAEFEVHWSRDERGDVLFGHGWKEFAEYVSLQATQFLLFRYEKKNDNVNVNVVEKGQKGEKSDACPFEFVNGKRRKSLLTPLQSPPPPPPLVISDDETNSFKRKKIIKEEPEDYSIIDGEINNTKRKRRASRSFDYIAKEKDYDNSEVLDNKTMKKFQEKVKSRFQTGNPFFVCALGKTYSDRDLLVIPSYFAKPILGKREGNAKLFLVDDPKKCWDVQMRISACRQFIITNGWKKFSTFYSLKLGDACVFELVDPIDILFKVHIRSYGEDPLTPSSSGDTN; encoded by the exons ATGTCTTCTCAAGAACGTGATGTCGTTCACTTCTTCAAGGTTATTCTTGAAAAGAACCTTCTTGGTGATGGATTTCTG AGATTGCCAAAGAGTTTTGTGCATAACTACTGGAAACGAATTACGTCACGTTCTGTTTTTCTAAGTCTTCCAAACGGAGCTGAATTTGAAGTTCATTGGTCAAGGGATGAACGTGGCGACGTTTTGTTTGGCCACGGTTGGAAAGAATTTGCAGAATACGTGTCTCTCCAAGCGACACAGTTTCTCTTGTTCCGTTATGAA aaaaaaaatgataatgtTAATGTTAATGTTGTTGAAAAAGGGCAAAAGGGTGAAAAGAGTGATGCTTGTCCTTTTGAGTTTGTTAATGGAAAAAGACGAAAATCTCTCTTGACACCGTTACAATCAccacctccaccaccaccactagtAATTTCCGATGATGAAACCAATAGTTTCAAAAGgaagaaaattataaaagaagAGCCTGAAGATTACTCTATTATTGATGGTGAAATCAATAACACTAAAAGAAAAAGGAGAGCTTCTAGGAGTTTTGATTATATTGCGAAGGAAAAGGATTATG ATAACTCAGAAGTGTTGGACAATAAAACCATGAAAAAGTTTCAAGAGAAAGTGAAGAGTAGGTTCCAAACTGGGAATCCCTTTTTTGTATGTGCACTTGGGAAAACCTATTCTGACAGAGACCTCTTG GTTATACCAAGCTATTTTGCTAAACCAATTCTTgggaaaagagaaggaaatgcAAAGCTCTTTCTTGTTGATGATCCGAAGAAATGTTGGGATGTGCAGATGAGAATTTCTGCTTGCAGACAATTTATAATTACAAATGGTTGGAAGAAATTCTCAACATTCTATAGTTTGAAACTTGGTGACGCTTGTGTCTTTGAGTTGGTCGATCCAATCGATATTTTATTCAAAGTTCATATTCGTAGTTATGGAGAAGACCCTTTGACTCCTAGCTCTTCTG GTGATACCAACTGA
- the LOC130957975 gene encoding LOW QUALITY PROTEIN: origin of replication complex subunit 3-like (The sequence of the model RefSeq protein was modified relative to this genomic sequence to represent the inferred CDS: inserted 2 bases in 1 codon): MLNLRAVVAFIDCLVRNYMRPIECMPFHEISCFKNVEKLQVVSIGDPRSQADLLDSHKILRCSCCNKTGNSLLPSRQDSSILYSLSXEHGDLINLHDWFQSFRTILHQRNKRIPKSKQSPQPKKRKDTAGSGDENESPIQARFCRAVTEMQITGMLRMPSKRRPDFVQRVALCPLSFPNSLIPV; encoded by the exons ATGTTAAACTTGCGAGCTGTTGTTGCATTTATAGATTGCTTAGTTAG AAATTACATGAGGCCCATCGAATGCATGCCTTTTCATGAAATTTCCTGCTTCAAGAATGTTGAGAAGCTTCAAGTG GTTTCGATTGGAGATCCAAGAAGTCAAGCTGATTTGTTGGATTCACACAAGATTTTAAGGTGCAGTTGCTGTAACAAAACTGGCAATTCCCTATTGCCATCAAGACAGGATTCCTCAATTCT GTATTCCCTGTC CGAGCACGGAGATCTTATCAATCTTCACGATTGGTTCCAGTCTTTTAGAACAATTCTTCACCAAAGAAATAAACGGATACCGAAGTCAAAGCAGTCACCACAgccaaagaagagaaaagataCAGCTGGATCTGGAGACGAAAATGAATCCCCAATCCA AGCACGCTTTTGCAGAGCAGTTACAGAAATGCAGATCACCGGGATGCTTAGAATGCCAAGCAAGAGGCGCCCAGATTTTGTACAAAGAGTAGCATTATGTCCCTTGTCATTTCCTAATTCTCTTATTCCAgtgtaa